A section of the Methanococcus voltae genome encodes:
- a CDS encoding acyltransferase encodes MIHETAIVEEGAKIGENTNIWHFCHVRRDSEIGDNCNVGKGCYIDVNVKIGNGVKVQNGISIYQGVEIEDNVFLGPHMVFTNDLYPRAFNNDWKIEKTLVKEGASIGANATIICNNTIGKYAMVGSGSVITKDVPDYALVVGNPAKLVGFACKCGLKLDLNNIVEETTDYVAVNCDTCGETVLIDKLDFELFNSNNIQE; translated from the coding sequence ATGATTCATGAGACCGCAATTGTGGAAGAAGGCGCAAAAATAGGTGAAAATACAAATATTTGGCATTTTTGCCACGTTAGAAGAGATAGTGAAATTGGGGATAACTGCAACGTTGGAAAAGGCTGTTATATCGACGTAAATGTAAAAATAGGCAACGGTGTAAAGGTTCAAAATGGTATAAGTATTTATCAAGGTGTAGAAATTGAAGATAACGTTTTTTTAGGGCCACATATGGTATTTACAAATGATTTATACCCAAGAGCGTTTAATAATGACTGGAAAATCGAAAAAACACTCGTAAAAGAAGGGGCAAGTATCGGGGCAAATGCAACAATTATATGCAACAATACAATCGGTAAATATGCAATGGTCGGCTCAGGCAGTGTAATAACAAAAGATGTCCCAGATTATGCTTTAGTTGTCGGAAATCCTGCTAAATTAGTGGGTTTTGCATGTAAATGTGGTTTAAAGTTAGATTTAAATAATATTGTGGAAGAAACCACGGATTATGTTGCTGTAAATTGTGATACTTGCGGAGAAACTGTTTTGATTGATAAATTAGATTTTGAATTGTTTAATTCCAATAATATCCAAGAATAA
- a CDS encoding PIG-L deacetylase family protein: MNVLFLSPHTDDVELGAGGTLLKFLEKGYNVKWMVFSTSEDSVPEGQPKDMLQNEFEDVAKSIGLKESQYVINHFKVRRLNEHRQEVLDELIKMRKDFNPDLIVGPSLNDHHQDHQVVANEMIRAFKTTASIISYELPWNHVKFNTQLFVGLTENQVNQKIELLKNYKSQLILNRSYFADEFIKGWARTRGIQTKYDYAEAFEVVRWMI; the protein is encoded by the coding sequence ATGAATGTTTTATTTTTATCGCCACATACTGATGATGTAGAATTGGGGGCAGGCGGAACTCTTTTAAAATTCCTTGAAAAGGGATACAATGTTAAATGGATGGTTTTTTCAACGTCTGAGGACAGTGTACCTGAAGGTCAACCAAAGGATATGCTTCAAAATGAATTTGAAGACGTTGCAAAAAGCATAGGCTTAAAAGAAAGTCAATATGTGATTAATCACTTTAAAGTCAGAAGATTAAATGAGCATAGACAAGAAGTACTCGATGAGTTAATCAAAATGAGAAAAGATTTTAATCCTGACCTTATAGTGGGCCCTTCATTAAATGACCACCATCAAGACCACCAGGTAGTTGCAAATGAGATGATACGAGCTTTTAAGACAACTGCTTCAATAATAAGTTATGAATTACCTTGGAATCACGTTAAATTTAATACTCAACTGTTTGTAGGGCTTACAGAAAATCAAGTGAATCAGAAAATAGAACTTCTAAAAAATTATAAAAGTCAACTGATTTTAAATAGGAGTTATTTTGCAGATGAGTTTATCAAAGGATGGGCAAGAACGAGAGGAATTCAAACTAAATACGATTATGCAGAGGCTTTTGAGGTGGTAAGATGGATGATTTAA